A genomic segment from Marmota flaviventris isolate mMarFla1 chromosome 7, mMarFla1.hap1, whole genome shotgun sequence encodes:
- the Fgfrl1 gene encoding fibroblast growth factor receptor-like 1, with protein MLPSPTLPLLLLPPLLLGALPPAAAARGPPRMADKVVPRQVARLGRTVRLQCPVEGDPPPLTMWTKDGRTIHSGWSRFRVLPQGLKVKEVEAEDAGVYVCKATNGFGSLSVNYTLIVMDDVGPGKESLGPSSSSGGQEDPTSQQWARPRFTQPSKMRRRVIARPVGSSVRLKCVASGHPRPDIMWMKDDQALMRPEASEHRKKKWTLSLKNLRPEDSGKYTCRVSNRAGAINATYKVDVIQRTRSKPVLTGTHPVNTTVDFGGTTSFQCKVRSDVRPVIQWLKRVEYGAEGRHNSTIDVGGQKFLVLPTGDVWSRPDGSYLNKLLISRARQEDAGMYICLGANTMGYSFRSAFLTVLPDPKPPGPPVAPSSSATSLPWPVVIGIPAGAVFILGTVLLWLCQAKKKPCAPVPAPLAPGHRAPGAARDRSGGDKDLPALAVGLCAEHGPPAAPQHLLGPGPAAGPKLYSRLYTDVHTHTHTHTHTHSHVEGKVHQHVHYQC; from the exons GCCCTCCAAGAATGGCAGACAAGGTAGTCCCACGGCAGGTGGCCCGGCTGGGCCGCACTGTGCGACTGCAGTGCCCAGTAGAGGGGGACCCACCACCTCTGACAATGTGGACCAAGGATGGCCGCACGATCCACAGTGGCTGGAGCCGCTTCCGGGTACTGCCCCAGGGACTGAAGGTGAAGGAGGTGGAGGCGGAGGACGCGGGCGTGTACGTGTGCAAGGCCACCAATGGCTTCGGCAGCCTCAGCGTCAACTACACCCTCATCGTGATGG ATGATGTCGGCCCAGGGAAGGAGAGCCTGGGGCCCAGCAGCTCCTCAGGGGGCCAGGAGGACCCCACCAGCCAGCAGTGGG CGCGACCCCGTTTCACGCAGCCCTCCAAGATGCGGCGCCGGGTGATTGCCCGGCCTGTGGGCAGCTCTGTGCGGCTCAAGTGTGTGGCCAGTGGGCATCCTCGGCCTGACATCATGTGGATGAAAGATGACCAGGCTTTGATGCGGCCGGAGGCCAGTGAGCACAGGAAGAAGAAGTGGACCCTGAGCTTGAAGAACCTGCGTCCTGAGGACAGTGGCAAGTACACGTGCCGCGTGTCCAACAGGGCAGGCGCCATCAATGCCACCTACAAGGTGGATGTGATCC AGCGTACTCGCTCCAAGCCTGTGCTCACGGGCACACACCCGGTGAACACGACGGTGGACTTCGGGGGCACCACCTCCTTCCAGTGCAAGGTGCGCAGCGACGTGCGGCCCGTGATCCAGTGGCTGAAGCGTGTGGAGTACGGGGCTGAGGGCCGCCACAACTCCACCATCGACGTGGGCGGCCAGAAGTTCCTGGTGCTGCCCACGGGCGACGTGTGGTCCCGGCCGGACGGCTCCTACCTCAACAAGCTGCTCATCTCACGGGCCCGCCAGGAGGACGCGGGCATGTACATCTGCCTGGGTGCCAACACCATGGGCTACAGCTTCCGCAGCGCCTTCCTCACCGTGCTCCCAG ACCCCAAGCCACCGGGGCCACCTGTGGCCCCCTCGTCCTCGGCCACCAGCCTGCCGTGGCCTGTGGTCATCGGCATCCCAGCGGGCGCTGTCTTCATCCTGGGCACTGTGCTGCTGTGGCTCTGCCAGGCCAAGAAGAAACCCTGTGCCCCCGTGCCTGCGCCTCTGGCGCCGGGGCACCGTGCCCCCGGGGCGGCTCGGGACCGCAGTGGTGGTGACAAGGACCTGCCTGCCCTGGCCGTTGGGCTGTGTGCAGAACACGGGCCCCCGGCTGCCCCCCAGCACCTGCTGGGCCCAGGCCCGGCAGCTGGCCCCAAGCTGTACTCCAGGCTGTACACggacgtgcacacacacacgcacacacacacacacacacactcccacgtGGAGGGCAAGGTCCACCAGCACGTTCACTACCAGTGCTAG